A section of the Petrimonas sulfuriphila genome encodes:
- a CDS encoding ComF family protein gives MSVKSLLNELSNLFFPECCPVCSIRLLPSEQGVCLQCLHALPKTNNFMEPDNLAETLLAGRFPFERAATFCVYSRGGVLQPLIHQLKYNNKKEIGVLLGKLFGKDLIGSEFILPIDLIVPVPLHPQKQKERGFNQAETIAYGLSEVTSIPVSSGNLVRAIFNPTQTQRTKTQRWENVKGIFDLLHPSLYAGKHILLIDDIITTGSTLEACAYALLKSPDIKISVATLGEVF, from the coding sequence ATGAGTGTGAAAAGCCTGTTAAACGAATTATCGAATCTCTTTTTTCCGGAATGCTGCCCGGTTTGTAGTATTCGACTTTTGCCTTCCGAGCAGGGCGTTTGTTTACAATGCTTACATGCCCTTCCCAAAACGAACAATTTTATGGAGCCGGATAATCTTGCTGAAACTCTTTTGGCAGGAAGATTCCCGTTTGAGCGGGCTGCCACTTTCTGCGTATATTCAAGAGGAGGTGTTTTACAGCCGCTTATTCACCAACTCAAGTACAACAACAAAAAAGAAATAGGAGTGTTGTTGGGAAAACTGTTTGGCAAGGATTTGATAGGTAGTGAATTTATTCTACCCATCGATTTAATAGTCCCTGTTCCGCTGCATCCCCAGAAACAGAAAGAAAGGGGCTTTAATCAGGCGGAAACGATTGCTTACGGTTTATCGGAAGTTACCTCCATTCCTGTTTCCAGTGGTAACTTAGTGCGTGCCATTTTTAACCCCACGCAAACCCAACGTACCAAAACGCAGCGATGGGAAAACGTAAAAGGTATTTTCGATTTGTTGCATCCATCCCTGTATGCTGGAAAACATATTTTGTTGATTGACGATATCATTACCACAGGCTCAACGCTGGAAGCTTGTGCTTACGCTTTGCTGAAAAGTCCAGATATAAAGATAAGTGTTGCGACACTTGGAGAAGTGTTTTGA
- a CDS encoding RecX family transcriptional regulator: protein MERVERKPVSEKTAYQRMARLCSMKECCSFDIRQKLLRMQLADNAVNNIMSLLLKQKYIDDSRYTRSFISDKLRFSKWGKTKIVFTLRQKQISQETIDQALEAFSDEVLLQSLKPLLEKKLKSVKGKSGYEKRTKVIRFALGRGFSMPDILECLGKMPEEN, encoded by the coding sequence ATGGAACGAGTAGAACGAAAACCAGTTTCCGAAAAAACAGCTTACCAGCGTATGGCGAGACTCTGTTCCATGAAGGAGTGTTGTTCGTTTGACATCCGGCAGAAATTGCTACGGATGCAACTTGCTGATAATGCAGTCAACAACATTATGTCTCTTTTGTTGAAACAGAAATACATCGACGATTCCCGATATACTCGCAGCTTCATCAGCGATAAACTCCGTTTTAGCAAGTGGGGAAAAACTAAAATTGTTTTTACCCTGCGACAGAAACAAATTTCGCAGGAAACTATTGACCAGGCATTGGAGGCGTTTTCTGATGAGGTTCTCCTTCAATCGTTAAAACCTTTGTTGGAGAAGAAGCTGAAATCAGTAAAAGGAAAGTCCGGATATGAAAAGCGGACTAAGGTTATTCGTTTTGCGCTGGGCAGAGGATTTTCGATGCCGGATATTCTGGAATGCCTGGGAAAAATGCCGGAGGAGAATTGA
- the prmC gene encoding peptide chain release factor N(5)-glutamine methyltransferase — MQDVKNFLKNELKTHFSPEEISSLTRLILEKEFSIPLADILTCKFNHLSDAAVKKLSEIIDKLKNAEPIQYILGETDFFGLPFYLDSSVLIPRPETEELVQWVITSTNNASAKILDIGTGSGCIAVTLAKKLPHAEVHAWDISPDALEVARKNAERNGVHLFFLEKDILQESVSDKMFDIIVSNPPYVTESEKSDMEDNVLRFEPHLALFVTDENALVFYEKIADFARIYLNKGGVLFFEINREKGCQVEALLQQRGFKNIERVKDISGNERMIKAVKE; from the coding sequence ATGCAAGATGTGAAAAACTTCCTAAAAAATGAATTAAAAACTCACTTTTCGCCGGAGGAGATCAGTAGCTTAACCCGGCTGATTCTGGAAAAAGAGTTTTCGATCCCACTGGCAGATATTTTAACATGCAAATTTAACCATTTATCCGATGCAGCGGTGAAGAAACTGAGCGAAATTATCGATAAATTAAAGAATGCTGAACCCATTCAATACATTTTGGGTGAAACCGATTTTTTTGGATTACCCTTTTACCTCGATAGTTCTGTTTTAATTCCCCGTCCCGAAACGGAAGAATTGGTACAGTGGGTGATAACTTCGACAAACAATGCATCCGCAAAAATTCTTGACATTGGAACCGGAAGCGGCTGTATTGCCGTTACGTTGGCAAAAAAACTGCCTCATGCAGAAGTACATGCGTGGGATATTTCGCCAGATGCGCTGGAAGTGGCCCGAAAAAATGCGGAAAGAAACGGAGTACATTTGTTTTTCCTGGAAAAAGATATTTTGCAGGAATCTGTTTCGGATAAGATGTTTGACATTATTGTGAGCAACCCCCCTTATGTGACTGAATCTGAAAAATCGGACATGGAGGACAATGTCTTGAGGTTTGAGCCTCACCTGGCTCTGTTCGTTACGGACGAAAATGCGTTGGTTTTCTACGAAAAGATAGCGGACTTTGCCCGGATATACCTGAACAAGGGAGGGGTCCTTTTTTTCGAGATCAATCGGGAAAAGGGATGCCAGGTTGAAGCATTGCTCCAGCAAAGAGGATTCAAAAATATCGAACGGGTAAAGGATATTTCGGGTAACGAAAGGATGATAAAAGCGGTAAAAGAGTAG
- the ribD gene encoding bifunctional diaminohydroxyphosphoribosylaminopyrimidine deaminase/5-amino-6-(5-phosphoribosylamino)uracil reductase RibD has translation MTTDEKFMYRCLQLAQKGEGFARPNPMVGAVIVHNGQIIGEGYHRQFAEAHAEVNAVLSVKDQALLSSSTLYVSLEPCAHHGKTPPCAELIIEKKIPKVVIAVSDPNPKVSGKGIEKIQKSGIEVTTGILQKEAEELNRAFFVNQLYNRPYVILKWAQSSDGFIDYRRSTAEEAPAQISNDLTHSIVHRFRTHVQGIMVGTDTALLDNPKLTARKWFGNNPTRIVIDREAKIPSNAAIFSEDSAVIVFTQSGYPVRKRNIKPIIIDFNRDTNRQILKHLYAEKIYSVLVEGGTRLLSTFIDKNLWDEAYIEIAATKLISGVKAPEISMDNAITKKYLDSTQHHLKNKITQNFL, from the coding sequence ATGACGACAGACGAAAAATTTATGTACCGATGCCTGCAGCTCGCTCAAAAGGGTGAAGGTTTTGCAAGACCCAATCCCATGGTGGGAGCAGTCATTGTGCATAACGGACAAATTATCGGTGAAGGTTATCACCGGCAGTTTGCCGAGGCGCATGCCGAAGTGAATGCCGTACTCTCCGTGAAAGATCAGGCATTACTTTCTTCTTCTACCTTGTACGTCTCACTCGAACCTTGCGCTCACCATGGAAAAACTCCCCCTTGTGCTGAGTTGATCATTGAAAAAAAAATTCCGAAAGTGGTCATCGCCGTTTCAGACCCGAATCCTAAAGTGTCGGGAAAGGGTATTGAGAAGATACAAAAATCTGGAATTGAAGTAACTACAGGTATTCTCCAAAAAGAAGCCGAAGAATTAAACCGGGCCTTTTTTGTGAACCAATTATATAACCGTCCCTATGTGATTCTTAAATGGGCACAGAGTTCCGACGGATTTATCGATTACCGACGGTCAACGGCAGAAGAAGCGCCTGCACAGATATCCAATGATCTGACTCATAGCATTGTCCATAGGTTCCGCACTCACGTGCAGGGAATAATGGTGGGAACCGACACAGCCTTATTGGATAACCCAAAGCTGACAGCCCGGAAGTGGTTCGGTAACAATCCTACCCGGATTGTTATTGACAGGGAAGCCAAAATCCCTTCAAATGCAGCAATCTTCAGCGAAGACTCGGCCGTTATCGTTTTTACCCAATCAGGCTATCCAGTAAGAAAAAGAAACATCAAGCCCATCATCATTGATTTCAACAGAGATACCAACAGGCAGATTCTAAAACATTTATATGCGGAAAAAATCTATTCAGTCCTCGTTGAAGGTGGCACCCGCCTCTTATCAACCTTTATAGATAAAAATCTTTGGGACGAAGCGTATATTGAAATTGCTGCAACGAAACTAATTTCAGGAGTGAAAGCCCCCGAAATCTCTATGGATAACGCTATTACTAAAAAGTATTTAGACTCTACCCAACATCATTTAAAGAATAAAATAACTCAAAATTTTCTTTAA
- a CDS encoding outer membrane beta-barrel protein, with product MKKSEFVFFLLLIAAVFDTDEVKAQEYKHESGGMLGISFYLGDANKTRLYLHPGFTGGILYRYNINFHWAAKANLLAGKVSGNTRDANTVFPLAQQTSFNRTFIDWGGQIEFNFLPFSDKFTYKDAKPYTPYVFAGAGVTFATGSKPFFNTNVPVGIGFKYKIKERLNIGLEFSVRKLFGDGFDAAEKNADWGLDAPYGIKSSIFKNQDWYSLTMIFLTWDFGIRHDPCCE from the coding sequence ATGAAAAAAAGTGAATTTGTCTTTTTTCTGCTTTTGATCGCTGCAGTTTTTGACACCGACGAAGTTAAAGCGCAGGAATACAAGCACGAATCCGGCGGGATGTTGGGAATATCTTTCTATTTGGGTGATGCCAACAAAACAAGACTCTATCTACATCCGGGATTTACGGGAGGCATTTTGTACCGGTACAACATTAATTTTCATTGGGCAGCAAAAGCAAACCTGCTTGCCGGTAAGGTATCGGGAAATACAAGAGATGCAAATACTGTTTTTCCGCTGGCGCAACAGACATCGTTTAACAGGACATTTATCGATTGGGGCGGACAGATTGAATTCAACTTTCTGCCTTTCAGTGATAAGTTCACCTACAAGGATGCAAAGCCATATACCCCGTATGTTTTTGCCGGTGCCGGAGTAACTTTTGCCACAGGTAGCAAGCCATTTTTCAATACAAATGTACCGGTAGGTATCGGTTTTAAATACAAGATAAAAGAAAGGCTAAACATCGGGCTCGAGTTTTCCGTACGGAAATTATTCGGAGACGGTTTCGATGCGGCGGAGAAAAATGCTGATTGGGGTTTAGATGCTCCTTACGGCATTAAAAGCAGTATTTTTAAAAACCAGGACTGGTATTCACTTACAATGATCTTTCTGACCTGGGACTTCGGAATCAGACATGATCCGTGCTGTGAATGA
- a CDS encoding isoprenyl transferase yields MSLLDKIDKENIPQHVAIIMDGNGRWAKARGLDRTEGHKEGALSVQKVVKAAAKAKVKFLTLYAFSTENWLRPEEEIHTLMELMVYTIANETDNLVKNGIRLQCIGNIQRLPENTRKALNRCIEQTSSGEDLTLVLALSYSSRWELANAAKAIASSVKNGELDESSITEETINEYLATKGMPELDLLIRTGGDIRISNFLLWQAAYSELYFTGVFWPDFDEECFYEAILDFQKKERRFGKTSEQLEKENQ; encoded by the coding sequence ATGTCATTACTTGACAAGATTGATAAGGAGAATATTCCGCAACACGTTGCCATCATTATGGATGGCAATGGCAGGTGGGCTAAAGCCAGAGGTTTGGACAGGACCGAAGGACACAAAGAAGGCGCTTTATCCGTACAAAAAGTGGTGAAAGCAGCTGCGAAAGCAAAGGTGAAGTTTCTTACCTTGTACGCTTTTTCTACCGAGAACTGGCTTAGACCTGAAGAAGAAATACATACATTGATGGAGTTGATGGTGTACACCATTGCCAACGAAACAGACAACTTGGTCAAAAACGGAATCCGCTTACAGTGCATTGGAAATATTCAACGGCTGCCGGAAAATACCCGAAAAGCGCTGAATCGCTGTATCGAACAAACGTCCTCTGGAGAAGACCTGACCTTGGTATTGGCCTTGAGTTATTCATCGCGATGGGAACTGGCCAATGCGGCAAAAGCTATTGCTTCCAGCGTCAAAAACGGAGAGTTGGATGAAAGTTCCATTACCGAGGAGACCATTAATGAATACCTGGCTACAAAAGGTATGCCCGAACTTGATTTACTCATCAGAACCGGAGGGGATATTCGTATCAGTAACTTTCTGTTGTGGCAGGCAGCCTACTCCGAGTTATATTTTACCGGCGTTTTCTGGCCCGACTTCGATGAAGAATGCTTTTATGAAGCCATCCTCGATTTCCAGAAGAAAGAAAGGCGCTTTGGAAAAACCAGTGAACAATTAGAAAAGGAAAACCAATAA
- a CDS encoding outer membrane protein assembly factor BamA, whose amino-acid sequence MLKKTFHLVILLILFSQVRSFGQITTNDTVKTAPAEDVPVVNYTATPKKYIIAGIDVTGIEGTMYEAQPFVLVSFSGLAKGQEIQIPGEEITNAIQRFWKQGLFSDIKILQTKIEGDSTWLEIKLTDRPRVSDIRYIGMKKSERDDIEKKISVVKGNQITPNQINSAKTIIEKYFDEKGFGEAVISIMQRPDASAKNQVILDIEVDKKEKIKVNRINIEGNESISDRTLKWAMKKTNEKGNILHLFRTKKFVEDLYKEDKKNFINKYHEFGYRDAEIIRDSVYKNDEKTVNIDIVVEEGPKYHVRSINWVGNTQYNSIDLGRMLNMSPGDVYNQKKLQERLTTDDDAAINLYQNNGYLFSGIDPIEINIENDSVDLELRVTEGPKATIKKVIIQGNDRLYEDVIRRELRTKPGAVFSKEDLIRSVREIAQTGHFDPENLQPGVNPNPEDGTVDLTYPLTSKGNDQIEFSAGWGVTGLVGKLSLKLNNFSLKNLINRENYRGIIPQGEGQTLILSAQTNGRYYQSYQFSFIEPWFGGKRPNNFSLSAYYSRYTGLNSDYYTQMNPYMYGGGYGGYSPYGYGGYGGYSPYGYGGYGGYGGYGGYGYQDMMEYSYDPNQVFEMIGASIGYGKRLEWPDDYFQVMAELGYQRYNLKNWSWQQFPFQTGSSNSVTFGITLQRNSIDNPIYTRLGSQFTLSVSATPPFSLFNNIDYSKMAYSDPAKYTWNEYHKWKLKIRTYTPLAPLTVKRTPVVATRAEFGILGHYNKNKLTPFETFDVGGDGMSGYSSSFATENIALRGYDNNSIAQQGRAYTRLGLELRYPLILEPNSTIYAVGFLEAGNAWYNLKDMNPFDLKRSAGVGARIFLPMIGLMGIDWAYGFDPIRGSRSNSGSQFHFIIGQEF is encoded by the coding sequence ATGTTGAAGAAAACATTCCATTTAGTTATACTCTTAATCCTGTTTTCCCAGGTGAGGTCGTTTGGACAAATAACCACCAACGATACTGTTAAAACTGCACCTGCTGAAGATGTTCCCGTGGTGAATTACACGGCAACACCAAAAAAATACATTATTGCCGGTATTGATGTTACCGGCATAGAAGGAACGATGTATGAAGCACAGCCTTTTGTATTGGTCAGTTTTTCCGGATTGGCAAAAGGACAGGAAATTCAGATTCCCGGAGAGGAGATCACCAATGCCATACAACGGTTTTGGAAACAAGGCCTGTTCTCCGATATTAAAATCCTGCAAACCAAGATTGAGGGTGACAGCACCTGGCTCGAGATCAAACTGACAGACAGACCGCGCGTATCGGATATCCGGTATATCGGTATGAAAAAAAGCGAACGCGACGATATCGAAAAAAAGATTTCCGTGGTCAAGGGAAATCAAATCACACCAAACCAGATAAACAGTGCAAAAACCATCATAGAAAAGTACTTTGATGAAAAAGGGTTTGGAGAAGCTGTCATTTCCATTATGCAACGTCCCGATGCAAGTGCGAAAAATCAAGTCATTCTTGATATCGAAGTAGATAAGAAAGAAAAAATCAAAGTCAACAGAATCAACATAGAGGGTAATGAATCCATCTCGGATCGAACGCTTAAATGGGCGATGAAGAAGACGAACGAGAAAGGCAACATTTTACACCTGTTCCGTACAAAGAAATTTGTTGAGGATCTCTACAAGGAAGACAAGAAAAATTTCATCAACAAATACCACGAGTTCGGCTACCGTGATGCTGAGATAATACGTGACTCCGTCTATAAGAACGATGAAAAAACAGTCAATATCGATATCGTGGTAGAGGAGGGCCCTAAATATCATGTACGCTCCATCAACTGGGTGGGAAATACTCAATACAATTCCATCGATCTGGGCAGAATGTTAAACATGAGCCCGGGTGATGTCTATAACCAGAAAAAACTACAGGAAAGGCTGACTACCGACGATGATGCTGCCATCAACCTCTATCAAAACAACGGTTACCTGTTTTCGGGCATTGACCCGATTGAAATAAACATAGAAAACGATTCAGTTGATCTGGAACTTCGGGTTACCGAAGGCCCCAAGGCAACAATCAAGAAAGTTATCATTCAAGGGAACGATCGCCTCTATGAAGACGTCATCCGCCGTGAATTACGGACTAAACCGGGAGCTGTTTTCAGTAAAGAAGACCTCATTCGCTCGGTGCGTGAAATAGCCCAGACCGGACATTTCGACCCCGAAAACCTGCAGCCGGGCGTAAATCCAAATCCGGAAGACGGTACCGTAGACCTTACCTACCCGTTAACATCCAAAGGCAACGACCAAATTGAATTTTCAGCCGGATGGGGTGTTACCGGATTGGTAGGTAAACTGAGCTTGAAACTCAATAATTTTTCGTTGAAAAACCTGATTAACCGGGAAAACTACAGAGGTATTATTCCTCAAGGTGAAGGACAAACGCTCATTCTTAGTGCACAGACCAATGGACGTTATTATCAGTCCTACCAGTTTTCATTTATCGAACCTTGGTTTGGCGGAAAACGCCCTAACAACTTTTCATTAAGCGCTTACTACTCAAGGTATACTGGACTAAACTCCGATTATTACACCCAGATGAACCCCTATATGTACGGTGGCGGGTACGGAGGATACAGCCCCTACGGATACGGAGGGTATGGAGGATACAGTCCATATGGATATGGTGGATACGGTGGATATGGTGGATACGGTGGATACGGCTATCAGGATATGATGGAATATTCGTACGACCCAAATCAGGTATTCGAAATGATCGGAGCTTCCATCGGCTACGGGAAAAGACTGGAGTGGCCAGATGACTATTTTCAGGTTATGGCCGAGTTGGGATATCAGCGCTACAACCTCAAAAACTGGTCGTGGCAACAGTTCCCCTTCCAGACAGGTTCGAGCAATAGTGTTACATTCGGTATAACGCTGCAAAGAAATTCCATCGACAATCCCATCTACACACGCCTGGGCTCGCAATTTACATTGAGCGTAAGTGCAACCCCGCCGTTCTCGCTCTTCAATAACATCGATTACTCCAAAATGGCCTACTCCGATCCTGCAAAATACACTTGGAACGAGTATCACAAATGGAAGCTAAAAATAAGGACATATACTCCCCTGGCTCCGCTCACCGTAAAAAGAACTCCGGTCGTGGCAACCCGGGCAGAATTCGGAATTTTAGGACACTACAACAAAAATAAACTGACTCCTTTCGAAACGTTCGACGTGGGTGGTGACGGAATGAGCGGCTACTCCTCTTCTTTTGCAACGGAGAATATTGCACTACGCGGGTACGACAACAACTCCATCGCACAACAGGGACGCGCTTATACCCGTTTGGGACTGGAGCTCCGTTATCCGTTAATACTTGAGCCTAACTCAACCATTTACGCCGTAGGATTCCTGGAAGCAGGGAATGCCTGGTATAACCTGAAAGACATGAACCCTTTCGATCTGAAACGCTCTGCCGGTGTCGGAGCCCGTATCTTCCTGCCCATGATCGGTTTGATGGGGATAGATTGGGCATACGGATTCGACCCGATCCGGGGAAGCCGGTCGAACAGCGGAAGCCAGTTTCACTTCATCATCGGACAGGAATTTTAA
- a CDS encoding OmpH family outer membrane protein, protein MKKTLFLVGFFLALAIGTTYAQKFAFIDMEYILGKIPAYENGNMQLENVSKQWQSEVDKAAQEVEAMYKKYQADLVFLAGEEKTKRENEIVAKENEINTLRNKYFGQQGELFKRREAIMKPIQDDIYNAVKEIAAANSYQAVVDRASATSIIFASPDIDISNQVLARLGY, encoded by the coding sequence ATGAAAAAGACTTTATTTTTAGTTGGCTTCTTTTTAGCCCTGGCGATCGGAACTACATATGCACAAAAATTTGCTTTCATTGATATGGAGTATATTCTTGGAAAAATTCCGGCTTACGAAAATGGCAACATGCAGCTTGAAAATGTATCAAAACAATGGCAAAGCGAAGTGGATAAAGCAGCACAGGAAGTAGAAGCCATGTACAAAAAATATCAGGCGGACCTGGTTTTTCTGGCTGGTGAGGAGAAAACGAAACGCGAGAACGAAATAGTTGCGAAGGAAAACGAAATCAACACGCTACGTAACAAATATTTCGGGCAGCAAGGTGAGTTATTCAAACGACGCGAAGCGATAATGAAACCTATCCAAGATGACATTTACAATGCTGTAAAGGAGATTGCCGCGGCCAACTCTTACCAGGCAGTTGTCGACAGAGCTTCGGCCACATCCATCATATTTGCATCGCCGGACATTGATATCAGCAATCAAGTTTTAGCTCGATTAGGGTATTAA
- a CDS encoding OmpH family outer membrane protein, which translates to MTKKLIILLLAIAPIAAFAQNAKLAHINTSELFNQMPEIPGIETQLNTKQEEISKNGQALVDEFNKKAEEFQKLAPTSSETVKADQQKQLDQINERYQMFLQNSQREMEELRQKLLAPVQQKIATAIKAVGDEKGYTYIFDLAAGNPVYFNATTAEDATPLVKTKLGIK; encoded by the coding sequence ATGACTAAAAAATTAATCATCTTATTGCTCGCGATTGCTCCTATCGCTGCCTTTGCACAGAATGCAAAACTAGCACACATAAACACTTCCGAGCTTTTTAACCAAATGCCTGAAATCCCGGGTATCGAGACTCAGTTGAACACCAAGCAGGAAGAGATTTCTAAAAACGGCCAGGCACTGGTTGACGAATTCAATAAAAAAGCAGAAGAATTCCAAAAATTGGCACCCACTTCATCCGAGACCGTTAAAGCCGATCAACAGAAACAGTTGGATCAGATTAATGAAAGGTATCAAATGTTTTTGCAAAACAGCCAACGGGAAATGGAAGAGTTGCGCCAGAAACTTCTGGCTCCGGTTCAACAAAAGATTGCTACCGCTATTAAAGCTGTGGGTGACGAAAAAGGATACACCTATATTTTTGACCTGGCTGCTGGAAATCCGGTTTACTTCAATGCTACAACCGCAGAGGATGCCACTCCTTTGGTTAAAACCAAACTGGGTATCAAATAA
- a CDS encoding adenylate kinase, which translates to MLNIVIFGAPGSGKGTQSDLLIKKYGLKHVSTGDILRFEIKAGSALGKIADQYISKGHLVPDEIMIEMLEDLIRKNLDKKGFIFDGFPRTLPQGEALDNKMKKNGLDITSVLSLEVKDEELIDRLLKRGQLSGRSDDNGHTIKSRLNVYHQQTEPLKEYYAGQNKLVCIPGEGAIEEIFNSIVEVVDNLTGR; encoded by the coding sequence ATGTTAAACATCGTGATTTTTGGCGCTCCCGGTTCTGGAAAAGGAACACAAAGTGATTTATTGATTAAAAAATACGGACTGAAGCACGTATCAACGGGAGATATATTGAGATTTGAAATAAAGGCTGGCTCAGCGTTAGGCAAAATAGCAGATCAATATATTTCGAAAGGACATTTGGTTCCCGACGAGATTATGATCGAAATGCTGGAAGATCTGATCCGGAAAAACCTGGATAAAAAAGGATTTATTTTCGATGGATTTCCCCGTACACTTCCGCAAGGAGAAGCCTTGGACAACAAAATGAAGAAAAACGGTTTGGACATCACCTCTGTACTAAGCCTGGAGGTTAAGGACGAAGAACTGATTGACAGGCTGCTGAAACGCGGGCAACTATCGGGTCGCTCCGATGACAACGGGCATACCATCAAATCGAGGCTCAACGTATACCACCAGCAAACAGAACCGTTGAAAGAGTATTATGCCGGACAGAACAAATTAGTATGCATACCCGGTGAGGGAGCTATCGAGGAGATCTTTAATTCGATAGTAGAAGTGGTTGATAATCTTACTGGCAGATAA
- the obgE gene encoding GTPase ObgE, translating to MAETNFVDYVKIFCRSGKGGRGSTHFRREKYIPKGGPDGGNGGDGGHIILRGNRNYWTLLHLKFQRHIFAGHGESGSRRNSSGKRGDSKIIEVPCGTVAYDAHTGEYLCDITDDGQEIVLLKGGRGGLGNTNFKSATNQAPRYSQPGEPYEEKWIILELKLLADVGLVGFPNAGKSTLLSVVSAAKPKIGNYPFTTLEPNLGIVSYREGKSFVMADIPGIIEGASEGKGLGLRFLRHIERNSLLLFVVPADAENIHEEYNILLNELTKYNPELLDKHRVLAISKADMLDDELIHEISYDLPKIPYVFISSITGYGIPALKDILWRELNSEETIHVSTSRESLVHRRLDVQSLEFEPEEEIEEDLDDEYGEEEENYYEEDF from the coding sequence ATGGCTGAAACAAATTTTGTTGATTATGTAAAAATCTTTTGCAGATCGGGAAAGGGAGGACGAGGGTCAACCCATTTCAGAAGAGAAAAATATATCCCAAAGGGCGGGCCTGACGGTGGAAACGGTGGCGATGGAGGACATATAATCTTACGCGGCAACAGAAACTACTGGACACTGCTCCATTTGAAATTCCAACGCCATATCTTTGCCGGACATGGTGAAAGCGGCTCAAGACGTAACAGCTCTGGCAAGAGAGGCGACAGCAAAATCATTGAAGTACCGTGCGGAACTGTGGCCTATGACGCTCATACGGGTGAATACCTGTGCGACATTACCGACGATGGACAAGAAATAGTTTTGCTGAAGGGTGGACGTGGAGGATTGGGAAACACGAACTTCAAATCGGCAACCAACCAGGCACCGCGTTATTCCCAACCGGGAGAGCCTTACGAAGAGAAATGGATTATTCTTGAATTGAAATTGCTCGCCGACGTGGGATTGGTTGGCTTTCCCAACGCCGGAAAATCAACACTCCTGTCCGTGGTGTCTGCAGCGAAGCCAAAGATTGGTAATTATCCATTCACCACATTGGAACCCAATTTGGGGATAGTAAGTTATCGCGAAGGAAAATCGTTCGTGATGGCGGATATTCCAGGCATCATAGAAGGAGCCAGCGAAGGGAAAGGACTCGGTCTGCGATTTTTACGCCATATTGAGAGGAACTCGCTACTTTTGTTTGTGGTACCTGCCGATGCCGAAAATATTCACGAAGAATACAACATTCTGTTGAACGAACTCACCAAATATAATCCCGAGTTGCTAGACAAACATCGTGTTCTCGCAATCTCTAAAGCAGATATGCTGGACGACGAATTGATACACGAGATTTCCTATGACTTACCGAAAATTCCCTATGTTTTCATATCGTCCATCACCGGATACGGAATCCCTGCGTTAAAGGATATTCTCTGGAGGGAATTAAATTCAGAAGAGACCATCCACGTTTCCACATCGAGGGAGTCGCTTGTTCACAGACGCCTGGACGTTCAATCCCTGGAGTTTGAACCCGAAGAAGAAATTGAAGAGGATTTGGACGATGAATACGGGGAGGAAGAAGAAAATTATTACGAAGAGGATTTTTAA